The genomic stretch ACCCCGCAAGCAGCTGTAGAACAGTTCACCGATCTCTTCCGGACCAGTGTACAGCGGCGCCTTCGCAGTGATGTCCCGCTGGGCACTTCCCTCAGCGGCGGGCTGGACAGTTCCTCGGTGCTGGCCACTATCATGCAGCTGAGCGGGGCCAGCAGCAATTGCCAGACCTTCTCCGCCACCTATCCCGGCTTTCCCAAAGATGAGTCGGCCTACATAGCTATAGTGACCCGGCAGCTTGGGGTCAGCAACCACCAGGTACAACCTGATGCGGATAGCTTTATGCGGGATTTTGAGCAGCTCTGTTATCACCAGGAAGAACCCTTTCAATCCTCTTCCCTGCTGGCGCAGTTCAATGTATACGCCCTGGCAAAAGAGAAAGGCATTACCGTGCTATTGGATGGACAGGGTGCTGATGAAATACTGGCGGGTTATACGCATTATTACAGTCAATACTGGCAGGAGCTGTACAGGAAGGATAGGTCCGGCTTCCGGCGCGAGCTGGCAGCAGCCCGGGCAGCAGGCATTACGGCTGACTGGAACTGGAAGCACCAGCTGACCGCACTCTTTCCTGCTTTTTCTGCCGCCTTCCTGGGCCGGAGCAAAGCCATCCGCCAAAAGCAACAACCGGACCTGAACAGGGATTTTGTGGCGGCACACGGCGCCTCGCATTATGCCAGACCCCACCTGGATTCACTGAACGGACTTTTATATTATAACAGTTTCCAGAACGGACTGGAAACACTGCTGCAATATGCAGACAGGAATTCCATGGCCCATGGCCGGGAACTGCGCCTGCCTTTCCTGTACCATGAACTGGTGTCTTTTGTCTTCAGCCTGCCCGCTACCCTCAAGATCCGCGAGGGATATTCCAAATGGCTGCTGCGTAAAAGCATGGAGCCTGTATTACCGGCAACTATAGTCTGGAGAAAAGATAAGATAGGTTTTGAAACGCCGCAGCAGTCCTGGATGCAGGACAGGCGGATCCAGGAGCTGATCCGGGGCGGCAAGGAAGCGCTGGTACAGAAAGGCGTTCTGAAGCCCGGGGTACTCACCAAAAAAATACAGCCGCAGGAAAATCATGCGGCTGATAATTTTGACTGGAGATACCTGGTGGCCGGTACGCTACAGAGATAGATAGACTTAATTCAGGCTGAGACACGCGCACCAGCTACCGGTTATCCTTTCTTATATTTTTCGTAAACAGTGCAGTTACCTGACTCGTCTACTTTTACAGTTACCCAGTGTTTAACATCTTCCATCTTCACATAGTAAGCCACTTCGTTGCTGGCAGTAGTGATCTCAGTAACACCAAACAGGCTTTTCTTGGGAAACTCTTTCTTCAGCCTGGTGAAAAGGTTCAAAGGTAATTGCTGGGGTTTGTAGTAACGGATAGATCCCAGCATGTTCCCGTCCTTGTCGTAGTTTACTTTGGAACGGATATCGCCGGTCACAAAACTGACCGTAAAGTAGTTGTCGTACTCCTGCCATTTCACCTCTTCGGCATTGGCAAAGGTTTCTTTGAACGACTTTAATACTTTTTCATTGGGGTCGGCAAATACGCCGACGCTGAACAGCATCGTGCATACGATGAAGAATACTTTTTTCATGGCTATACTTTT from Candidatus Pseudobacter hemicellulosilyticus encodes the following:
- the asnB gene encoding asparagine synthase (glutamine-hydrolyzing), which gives rise to MCGIAGIIASDPSLVQHSRLKAMITALAHRGPDGEAAYIHPQGHAGFAHRRLAIIDLSPQAAQPMHYLDRYTIVYNGELYNYKELKATLQTAGLPFHTQSDTEVILAAYHHYREACLEQFDGMFAFAIWDNQEQTLFAARDRFGEKPFYYVQQDGCLLFASEMKALWAAGIPRQMEESMLYNFLTLGYVQNPWQPGATFYKGIHKLPARHYLQYQPGTDTLSLSAYWDLDATVCNNNITPQAAVEQFTDLFRTSVQRRLRSDVPLGTSLSGGLDSSSVLATIMQLSGASSNCQTFSATYPGFPKDESAYIAIVTRQLGVSNHQVQPDADSFMRDFEQLCYHQEEPFQSSSLLAQFNVYALAKEKGITVLLDGQGADEILAGYTHYYSQYWQELYRKDRSGFRRELAAARAAGITADWNWKHQLTALFPAFSAAFLGRSKAIRQKQQPDLNRDFVAAHGASHYARPHLDSLNGLLYYNSFQNGLETLLQYADRNSMAHGRELRLPFLYHELVSFVFSLPATLKIREGYSKWLLRKSMEPVLPATIVWRKDKIGFETPQQSWMQDRRIQELIRGGKEALVQKGVLKPGVLTKKIQPQENHAADNFDWRYLVAGTLQR